In a genomic window of Stakelama saccharophila:
- a CDS encoding NUDIX hydrolase, whose amino-acid sequence MARSAQTPIPAATVVVMREREAAAPELLIVERARDLAFAGGALVFPGGRIDPADRALAEAAGPAAPDDAEARIAAIRETIEEAGIAVGFARPMTGIDLKRVRAGLHEAVPLVRLLPMGADSIAFDALVPFARWCPEMAHARIFDTRFYLARLPDDAPEPVVDGTENVRAFWATARDVLDRADRGDGHLIFPTRRNLERLALFGSFAEAAEDAVAHPVRTITPWIEQRADEQHLCIPEDRGYPVTSQPVSAAFRG is encoded by the coding sequence ATGGCCCGCTCCGCGCAGACGCCGATCCCAGCCGCCACCGTCGTCGTCATGCGCGAGCGGGAAGCGGCGGCGCCGGAATTGCTGATCGTCGAGCGTGCCCGCGACCTCGCGTTCGCCGGCGGCGCGCTCGTCTTTCCCGGCGGACGGATCGATCCCGCCGACCGGGCGCTGGCCGAGGCCGCGGGGCCGGCTGCGCCCGACGATGCCGAAGCGCGCATCGCCGCGATCCGCGAGACCATCGAGGAGGCCGGCATCGCGGTCGGTTTCGCCCGGCCGATGACCGGGATCGACCTGAAACGCGTGCGCGCCGGCCTCCACGAAGCTGTGCCCCTGGTCCGGCTGCTGCCGATGGGGGCCGACAGTATCGCCTTCGACGCGCTGGTGCCGTTCGCGCGCTGGTGCCCGGAAATGGCGCATGCGCGCATCTTCGACACGCGCTTCTATCTCGCCCGCCTGCCGGACGACGCGCCGGAGCCGGTGGTGGACGGAACCGAGAATGTCCGCGCCTTCTGGGCGACCGCGCGCGACGTGCTCGACCGGGCGGATCGCGGCGACGGGCACCTCATCTTTCCGACCCGCCGCAACCTGGAGCGGCTGGCGTTGTTCGGCAGCTTTGCCGAAGCGGCGGAAGATGCCGTCGCGCATCCCGTGCGGACCATCACGCCCTGGATCGAGCAGCGCGCGGACGAACAGCACCTGTGCATTCCCGAGGATCGCGGCTATCCGGTGACCTCGCAGCCGGTTTCGGCGGCCTTTCGGGGATGA
- a CDS encoding MgtC/SapB family protein: MDPAAIDLGIGQMALRLGLATLVGAALGFDREVRGHAAGIRTHAMVALSSAVITVSALLIFTELRGSHAQPDPLRVVQGLAQAIGFIAAGLIFVRGNAVHNLTTAANIWLATAVGIACGAGQLVLVVLAALFGLLLTTALQIAKRWIPMVRSDGADEEDSSPD, encoded by the coding sequence ATGGACCCGGCAGCGATCGACCTCGGTATCGGCCAGATGGCCCTGCGCCTGGGGCTGGCGACGCTGGTCGGCGCGGCGCTGGGTTTCGACCGCGAAGTGCGCGGCCACGCCGCCGGCATCCGCACCCACGCCATGGTCGCGCTGAGTTCGGCGGTCATCACCGTATCTGCCCTGCTGATCTTCACCGAACTGCGCGGCTCGCATGCCCAGCCCGATCCGCTGCGCGTGGTGCAGGGCCTTGCCCAGGCGATCGGCTTCATCGCCGCCGGCCTTATCTTCGTCCGCGGCAATGCGGTCCACAACCTGACGACGGCCGCCAATATCTGGCTCGCCACGGCGGTCGGCATCGCGTGCGGCGCGGGGCAACTCGTGCTGGTGGTCCTGGCCGCGCTGTTCGGTCTGCTGCTCACCACGGCGCTGCAGATCGCAAAGCGCTGGATACCGATGGTGCGCAGCGACGGCGCCGACGAGGAGGATTCTTCGCCCGACTGA
- a CDS encoding CHAP domain-containing protein produces the protein MQFHRFAARFALALSLCLMTAVPAQAKYWQCVTFAREVSGIDIHGNARTWWSQADGRYVRGDMPEAGAVMSFAPIARMPLGHVAMVSKVVNDREVLLTHANWSVRGGVEHDVRAVDVSDAGDWSEVKVWYGPIGALGSTTYPVNGFIYPDAGPDADDLPGGDALPLPMAKSDLAQRGIVTLVN, from the coding sequence ATGCAGTTCCACCGTTTTGCAGCGCGTTTCGCGCTGGCGCTATCGCTTTGCCTGATGACGGCCGTTCCGGCGCAGGCGAAATACTGGCAGTGCGTGACCTTCGCGCGCGAGGTTTCCGGCATCGACATCCACGGCAATGCGCGCACCTGGTGGTCCCAGGCGGACGGGCGCTACGTCCGCGGCGATATGCCGGAAGCAGGCGCGGTGATGTCCTTCGCACCGATCGCGCGGATGCCGTTGGGCCATGTCGCGATGGTGTCGAAGGTGGTGAACGACCGCGAAGTGCTGCTGACTCATGCCAACTGGTCGGTGCGCGGCGGCGTGGAGCACGATGTCCGCGCGGTGGACGTGTCCGATGCCGGCGACTGGAGCGAGGTGAAGGTCTGGTACGGCCCGATCGGTGCGCTGGGCAGCACCACCTATCCGGTCAATGGCTTCATCTATCCCGATGCCGGGCCGGATGCGGACGACCTTCCCGGCGGTGACGCGCTGCCGCTGCCCATGGCGAAAAGCGACTTGGCCCAGCGCGGCATCGTCACGCTGGTGAACTGA
- a CDS encoding extensin-like domain-containing protein encodes MRALRRTLRALVVLICLLALAFALYAFIRNRPQDLPWTPLDLGQPVGLFTGRKLTALTEDYPRCRLRLDRAGASYAEAPEVDGGDHCGYSDGVRLRARGSNTIRFAPADLTTSCSVAAAFLMWEWNTIQPAAQRIFGQRVETVQHFGSYSCRRMYGRDSGPWSEHATADALDVAGFELADGTRISVAGDWNGSGDKARFLHAVRDGACDLYATVLSPDYNAAHRDHLHLDQANRGAAGWRACR; translated from the coding sequence ATGAGGGCGCTGCGCCGCACGCTGCGCGCGCTCGTGGTGCTGATCTGCCTGCTGGCGCTGGCATTCGCGCTATATGCGTTCATCCGCAACCGGCCGCAGGACCTGCCCTGGACGCCGCTCGATCTCGGCCAGCCGGTCGGGCTGTTCACCGGGCGCAAGCTGACGGCGCTGACCGAGGATTATCCGCGCTGCCGGTTGCGGCTCGATCGCGCCGGAGCAAGCTATGCCGAGGCGCCAGAGGTGGATGGCGGCGACCATTGCGGCTATTCGGACGGCGTGCGCCTGCGCGCGCGCGGATCGAATACGATCCGGTTCGCGCCGGCGGACCTCACGACGTCATGCAGCGTCGCCGCGGCCTTTCTGATGTGGGAATGGAACACGATCCAGCCCGCCGCGCAGCGCATCTTCGGCCAGCGCGTCGAGACGGTGCAGCACTTCGGCAGCTATAGCTGTCGCCGGATGTACGGGCGCGACAGCGGCCCGTGGAGCGAACATGCCACCGCCGACGCGCTGGACGTGGCGGGCTTCGAGCTGGCGGACGGCACCCGGATCAGCGTCGCCGGCGACTGGAACGGATCGGGGGACAAGGCAAGATTTCTGCACGCGGTGCGCGACGGCGCGTGCGACCTGTATGCGACGGTGTTGTCGCCGGACTATAACGCGGCCCACCGTGATCACCTTCACCTCGACCAGGCGAACCGCGGCGCGGCGGGATGGCGAGCCTGTCGCTGA
- a CDS encoding M1 family metallopeptidase — translation MSLRIFGAAALAGALAACTGTASDAASSPAPSGSPAADASAPAVAPVLLTPEARDVHSYAVPSVARVTHVALDLSADFDAHVLRGTATLDIKAADDANQIVLDTRDLRIASVTDGRGRTLPWKVGESHPAHGAPLTVGLDGTDRIKITYATAPDAPALQWLSPKQTAGGKYPYLFSQGEAILNRSWIPTQDSPGIRQTWDASITVPKSLTAVMSAEMLTPEGRPASGDRHTFRFRMDKPVAPYLIALAIGNLEFKALGPRTGVWTEPGMLKKAAWEFADLPKFVDAAEDLYGPYRWGRYDVLVLPPSFPYGGMENPRLTFATPTVIAGDRSLVSLVAHELAHSWSGNLVTNATWDDFWLNEGFTTYFENRIMEKLYGKRRAAMEADLGWSGLQEAIKDAGGPSSPDTQLHLNLTADRDPDAGMGEIAYEKGATFLRTIEKAVGRERFDEYLRGYFDRHAFQPQTTAGFLKDIRAHLFKDDPDLAKRIGLEQWVYEPGIPDNAVHVKSDAFPAMDMAAKEYAEGGLVASVPDDVSTQERVRFLNRLPRDLSRERLAALDERFDFSHAGNSEIRFAWLMLALGNRYPPAAESAEQFLTSQGRRKFVAPLFEVMMNEGDWGQSLARRIYAKARPGYHSVTSGTVDEIVGWNGA, via the coding sequence ATGAGTCTTCGTATTTTCGGTGCCGCCGCCCTGGCCGGCGCCCTCGCCGCCTGTACCGGCACCGCTTCCGATGCCGCCTCCTCGCCGGCGCCGTCCGGTTCGCCCGCGGCGGACGCCAGCGCGCCGGCCGTCGCGCCCGTGCTGCTGACGCCGGAGGCGAGGGACGTCCACAGCTATGCCGTGCCGTCGGTAGCGCGCGTCACCCATGTCGCGCTCGACCTGTCCGCCGATTTCGACGCCCATGTCCTGCGCGGCACCGCGACGCTCGACATCAAGGCGGCGGACGATGCGAACCAGATCGTACTCGACACCCGCGATCTCCGCATCGCTTCGGTTACCGACGGCCGGGGCAGGACGCTGCCGTGGAAGGTGGGCGAAAGCCATCCCGCGCACGGGGCGCCCCTGACGGTGGGCCTCGACGGTACCGATCGGATCAAGATCACCTATGCCACCGCGCCCGACGCACCCGCGCTGCAATGGCTCAGCCCGAAGCAGACGGCGGGCGGGAAATATCCCTATCTGTTCAGCCAGGGTGAGGCGATCCTCAACCGGAGCTGGATTCCGACGCAGGACAGCCCCGGCATCCGCCAGACCTGGGACGCGTCGATCACGGTGCCGAAGTCGTTGACCGCGGTGATGTCGGCGGAGATGCTGACGCCCGAGGGCAGGCCCGCTTCCGGCGACCGTCACACCTTCCGCTTCCGGATGGACAAGCCGGTCGCGCCCTATCTGATCGCGCTCGCCATCGGGAACCTGGAGTTCAAGGCGCTGGGTCCGCGCACCGGTGTCTGGACCGAGCCGGGCATGCTGAAAAAAGCGGCCTGGGAATTCGCCGACCTGCCGAAATTCGTCGACGCGGCCGAAGACCTGTACGGCCCGTATCGCTGGGGCCGCTACGACGTGCTCGTCCTGCCGCCCAGCTTTCCCTATGGCGGGATGGAAAATCCGCGCCTGACCTTTGCCACGCCGACGGTAATCGCCGGCGACCGCAGCCTCGTCAGCCTGGTCGCGCATGAACTGGCGCATAGCTGGTCGGGCAATCTCGTCACCAACGCCACCTGGGACGATTTCTGGCTCAACGAGGGCTTCACCACCTATTTCGAGAACCGCATCATGGAAAAGCTGTACGGCAAGCGCCGCGCGGCGATGGAGGCAGATCTCGGCTGGAGCGGCCTGCAGGAAGCGATCAAGGACGCAGGCGGCCCGTCCTCGCCCGACACGCAGCTCCACCTGAACCTGACGGCCGATCGCGATCCCGATGCCGGGATGGGCGAGATCGCCTATGAAAAGGGCGCGACCTTCCTGCGCACGATCGAAAAGGCGGTGGGGCGCGAGCGGTTCGACGAATATCTGCGCGGCTATTTCGATCGCCACGCCTTTCAGCCGCAAACGACGGCCGGCTTCCTGAAGGATATTCGCGCGCATCTGTTCAAGGACGACCCCGACCTTGCGAAACGGATCGGGCTTGAACAATGGGTCTATGAACCCGGCATCCCGGACAATGCGGTCCATGTGAAGTCCGACGCCTTTCCGGCGATGGATATGGCGGCGAAGGAATATGCAGAGGGCGGGCTGGTCGCGAGCGTGCCCGACGATGTCAGCACGCAGGAACGGGTACGGTTCCTGAACCGGTTGCCGCGCGACCTGAGCCGAGAGCGGTTGGCCGCGCTCGACGAACGGTTCGATTTCAGCCACGCGGGCAATAGCGAGATCCGCTTCGCCTGGCTGATGCTGGCGCTCGGCAACCGCTATCCGCCCGCGGCGGAATCGGCCGAGCAGTTCCTGACGTCGCAGGGCCGGCGCAAGTTCGTGGCGCCGTTGTTCGAGGTGATGATGAACGAGGGCGATTGGGGGCAGTCGCTCGCCAGGCGCATCTATGCCAAGGCGCGTCCGGGCTATCACTCCGTCACCTCCGGCACGGTGGACGAGATCGTCGGCTGGAACGGGGCCTGA